The Saccharothrix variisporea genome has a segment encoding these proteins:
- the rdgB gene encoding RdgB/HAM1 family non-canonical purine NTP pyrophosphatase: MKLLLASRNAKKLGELRRILAFEGLEGIEVVGLSDVPEFPEAPETEPTFEGNALLKARDAFNATGLPSVADDSGIAIDALNGMPGVLSARWSGRHGDDVANLELVLGQMRDVPDERRGAAFVCTAALVGPDGLETVVRGEWRGTITREPRGTNGFGYDPIFLPEGHDVTSAELTPEEKDKLSHRGRALRLLLPELRKLTATS; the protein is encoded by the coding sequence GTGAAGCTCCTGCTCGCGTCCCGGAACGCGAAGAAGCTCGGCGAACTGCGCCGCATCCTGGCCTTCGAGGGCCTGGAGGGCATCGAGGTCGTCGGCCTGTCCGACGTGCCGGAGTTCCCCGAGGCGCCGGAAACCGAGCCGACCTTCGAGGGCAACGCCCTGCTCAAGGCCCGCGACGCCTTCAACGCCACCGGCCTGCCGTCGGTCGCCGACGACTCCGGCATCGCGATCGACGCGCTGAACGGCATGCCGGGTGTCTTGTCCGCCCGCTGGTCCGGCCGGCACGGCGACGACGTGGCGAACCTGGAGTTGGTGCTGGGACAGATGCGCGATGTCCCCGACGAGCGGCGGGGGGCGGCCTTCGTGTGCACGGCGGCCCTGGTCGGCCCGGACGGCTTGGAGACCGTGGTGCGCGGCGAGTGGCGGGGGACGATCACCCGCGAACCGCGCGGGACGAACGGCTTCGGCTACGACCCGATCTTCCTGCCCGAGGGCCACGACGTGACGTCGGCGGAGCTGACCCCGGAGGAGAAGGACAAGCTCTCCCACCGGGGCCGTGCGCTGCGGTTGCTGCTGCCGGAACTGCGCAAGCTCACCGCAACCAGCTGA
- the rph gene encoding ribonuclease PH: protein MLRTDGRNDDVLRDIRITRGYQQWPAGSVLIEFGNTRVLCAASVTEGVPRWRSGSGLGWVTAEYAMLPSATHSRSDRESVKGRIGGRTHEISRLIGRSLRACIDLAALGENTIVIDCDVIQADGGTRTAAITGAYVALADAVTWLGAAGRLADPQPLSCAVSAVSVGVVDGRVRLDLPYEEDSRAEVDMNVVATDAGTLIEVQGTGEGATFARSTLDKMLDLALAGCAELNRLQSEALAQPYPGVLPEPKGKKK, encoded by the coding sequence GTGCTGAGGACCGATGGCAGGAACGACGACGTACTGCGCGACATCCGGATCACGCGGGGCTACCAGCAGTGGCCGGCCGGTTCGGTGCTGATCGAGTTCGGCAACACGCGGGTGCTGTGCGCGGCGAGCGTGACCGAGGGCGTGCCCCGGTGGCGGTCGGGCTCGGGTCTGGGGTGGGTGACGGCGGAGTACGCCATGCTCCCGTCCGCCACCCACAGCCGCAGCGACCGCGAGTCGGTGAAGGGCCGCATCGGCGGTCGCACCCACGAGATCTCCCGGCTGATCGGCCGGTCCCTGCGGGCGTGCATCGACCTGGCGGCGCTGGGCGAGAACACCATCGTCATCGACTGCGACGTCATCCAGGCCGACGGCGGCACCCGCACCGCCGCCATCACCGGCGCTTACGTGGCCCTGGCCGACGCCGTCACCTGGCTGGGCGCGGCGGGCCGCCTGGCCGACCCGCAGCCGCTGTCGTGCGCGGTGTCGGCGGTGTCGGTGGGCGTCGTGGACGGCAGGGTCCGGCTGGACCTGCCCTACGAGGAGGACTCGCGGGCGGAGGTCGACATGAACGTCGTCGCCACCGACGCGGGCACGCTGATCGAGGTCCAGGGCACCGGCGAGGGCGCGACCTTCGCCCGGTCCACTCTGGACAAGATGCTGGACCTGGCGTTGGCGGGCTGCGCCGAGCTGAACCGGTTGCAGTCCGAGGCCCTGGCCCAGCCCTACCCCGGCGTGCTGCCCGAGCCGAAGGGGAAGAAGAAGTGA
- a CDS encoding DUF2231 domain-containing protein, producing the protein MALADDLWTILGLPAHPLLVHAVVVLLPLSAVTAAALAVVPRWRQRYAWPLLALTVLGVGAVFPAQKAGEQLAARMANTQDQLIQAHTELGNDLLPFALGFFVVVVALLVAGRLADRERTAAADDTSVPKTWRRISVVVAVLVIAAGTAATVQTIRIGHSGSAAVWTWVNQ; encoded by the coding sequence ATGGCACTCGCAGACGACCTATGGACGATCCTCGGTCTACCGGCGCACCCGCTGCTGGTCCACGCGGTCGTGGTGCTGCTGCCGCTGTCGGCCGTGACCGCCGCCGCGCTGGCCGTGGTGCCCCGCTGGCGGCAGCGCTACGCGTGGCCGCTGCTGGCGCTCACCGTGCTCGGCGTCGGCGCGGTGTTCCCCGCGCAGAAGGCGGGCGAGCAGCTGGCGGCGCGGATGGCGAACACGCAGGACCAGCTGATCCAGGCGCACACCGAGCTGGGCAACGACCTGCTGCCCTTCGCCCTCGGGTTCTTCGTCGTGGTGGTGGCGCTGCTGGTCGCGGGACGGCTGGCGGACCGCGAGCGCACGGCCGCCGCGGACGACACCTCCGTGCCCAAGACGTGGCGGCGGATCTCGGTGGTGGTGGCCGTCCTGGTCATCGCGGCTGGCACCGCCGCGACGGTCCAGACGATCCGCATCGGGCACAGCGGCTCCGCGGCGGTGTGGACCTGGGTCAACCAGTAG
- a CDS encoding OsmC family protein, whose translation MSNVEVRRVGQHDFVATNDRGASVRVGRAGAEGAFTPVELLLAAAAGCAIVTAETLVTRRVEGPLTARADDVRPAGAHELDAVPVTLEYDVSRLDDEQRAALDAAVRRAIEQLCTVTRTLKKAPPTPLHLP comes from the coding sequence GTGTCGAACGTCGAGGTGCGCCGGGTCGGACAGCACGATTTCGTGGCCACGAACGACCGGGGCGCCTCGGTGCGCGTGGGCCGCGCGGGCGCGGAAGGCGCGTTCACGCCCGTCGAGCTGCTGCTGGCCGCCGCGGCGGGCTGCGCGATCGTGACGGCCGAAACCCTGGTCACGCGCCGGGTCGAGGGCCCGCTCACGGCCCGCGCCGACGACGTCCGACCGGCGGGCGCGCACGAGCTGGACGCCGTGCCGGTGACGCTGGAGTACGACGTGTCGCGGTTGGACGACGAGCAGCGCGCGGCGCTGGACGCGGCGGTGCGACGGGCGATCGAGCAGCTCTGCACGGTCACCCGGACCCTCAAGAAGGCCCCGCCGACGCCCCTGCACCTGCCCTGA
- a CDS encoding hemerythrin domain-containing protein yields the protein MATDVVELILNDHRRFEELFRELRDRSSDRPALLAELAALLVAHAEAEESEVYPALKRYKRVDDEEVDHGAEEHAEGHQALLALMEVADTESEEWESKLEELVEALNHHVDEEERTILNDARSEVPDDRRAELGRAFLDVRQDRLDDDCGDLEYVRKIARATADRID from the coding sequence ATGGCAACTGATGTCGTCGAACTGATCCTGAACGACCACCGCCGGTTCGAGGAGCTGTTCCGCGAGCTGCGCGACCGCTCCTCGGACCGCCCCGCCCTGCTGGCCGAGCTGGCGGCGCTGCTCGTCGCCCACGCCGAGGCCGAGGAGTCCGAGGTGTACCCGGCGCTCAAGCGGTACAAGAGAGTGGACGACGAGGAGGTCGACCACGGCGCCGAGGAGCACGCCGAGGGCCACCAGGCGCTGCTGGCGCTGATGGAGGTCGCCGACACCGAGTCCGAGGAGTGGGAGAGCAAGCTCGAGGAACTGGTCGAGGCGCTCAACCACCACGTGGACGAGGAGGAGCGGACCATCCTCAACGACGCCCGCTCCGAGGTGCCCGACGACCGGCGCGCCGAGCTGGGTCGGGCGTTCCTGGACGTCCGCCAGGACCGGCTGGACGACGACTGCGGCGACCTGGAGTACGTGCGCAAGATCGCAAGGGCCACGGCCGACCGCATCGACTAA
- a CDS encoding MBL fold metallo-hydrolase encodes MLLTILGCSGSLPGPQGPASGYLVEADGYRLAIDLGNGVLAALQVHCDPFSLDALLFSHLHPDHCADFTTLAVMRRYHTHPPHDTSARKLPVHAPADAPRRFARAYAESDEELRTADLSDVFDFHPLTPEPTTVGPFTITAARVEHPGECYGFRIATAGAVLAFTGDSGPCAALHDLARGADVLLSEATWTHSDDRPPGVHLSGMQAGELATSAGAGRLLLTHIAPWTDPGTVLAEAQAAFTGPVEVVRQGGKYEVDEPVVRVTGGHGN; translated from the coding sequence GTGCTGTTGACCATCCTCGGCTGCTCGGGCAGCCTGCCGGGGCCACAGGGCCCCGCATCCGGCTACCTCGTCGAGGCGGACGGCTACCGGCTGGCCATCGACCTGGGCAACGGTGTCCTCGCCGCGCTCCAGGTGCACTGCGACCCGTTCTCGCTGGACGCGCTGCTGTTCTCGCACCTGCACCCGGACCACTGCGCCGACTTCACCACGCTCGCCGTGATGCGCCGCTACCACACCCACCCGCCGCACGACACCTCCGCCCGCAAGCTCCCGGTGCACGCCCCGGCCGACGCGCCGCGCCGCTTCGCCCGCGCCTACGCGGAGAGCGACGAAGAACTCCGCACCGCCGACCTGTCCGACGTGTTCGACTTCCACCCGCTGACCCCGGAACCGACCACGGTCGGCCCGTTCACCATCACCGCGGCCCGCGTCGAGCACCCCGGCGAGTGCTACGGCTTCCGCATCGCCACGGCCGGCGCGGTGCTCGCGTTCACCGGCGACTCCGGCCCGTGCGCGGCGCTGCACGACCTCGCCCGAGGCGCGGACGTGCTGCTGTCCGAGGCCACCTGGACCCACTCCGACGACCGCCCACCCGGTGTGCACCTGTCCGGTATGCAGGCCGGTGAGCTGGCGACGTCCGCCGGCGCTGGACGACTCCTGCTGACCCACATCGCGCCCTGGACCGATCCCGGCACGGTTCTGGCCGAAGCCCAGGCCGCGTTCACCGGTCCGGTCGAAGTCGTGCGGCAAGGCGGGAAGTACGAGGTTGACGAGCCGGTCGTCCGGGTAACAGGCGGGCATGGCAACTGA
- the murI gene encoding glutamate racemase — protein sequence MSAADAPIGIFDSGVGGLTVARAIMDQLPNESIRYVGDTANGPYGPLPIAQVRKNALEVADRIVEDGAKLLVIACNTASSACLRDARERYDIPVVEVVLPAVRRAVATTRTGRVGVIGTQGTIASGAYQDSFAAARDVEVTAVACPRFVDFVEQGTTSGRQVLGLAQAYLEPLQRAEVDTVVLGCTHYPLLTGVIQIVMGDGVTLVSSAEETVKDVVRLLNERDLFRSGPPDLRFASTGPVDKFTRLAHRFLPGLERATFHAHE from the coding sequence GTGAGCGCCGCGGACGCGCCCATCGGGATCTTCGACTCCGGGGTGGGCGGGCTGACCGTCGCACGGGCGATCATGGACCAGTTGCCGAACGAGAGCATCCGGTACGTCGGCGACACCGCCAACGGCCCGTACGGCCCGCTGCCCATCGCCCAGGTGCGCAAGAACGCCCTGGAGGTGGCCGACCGGATCGTGGAGGACGGCGCCAAGCTGCTCGTCATCGCCTGCAACACGGCGTCGTCGGCGTGCCTGCGGGACGCCCGCGAGCGCTACGACATCCCCGTGGTGGAGGTCGTGCTGCCGGCCGTGCGCCGGGCGGTGGCGACCACGCGCACCGGCCGGGTCGGCGTGATCGGCACGCAGGGCACCATCGCCTCCGGCGCCTACCAGGACTCGTTCGCCGCGGCCCGGGACGTCGAGGTGACGGCGGTGGCGTGCCCGCGGTTCGTGGACTTCGTCGAGCAGGGCACGACGTCGGGCCGCCAGGTCCTCGGCCTCGCCCAGGCCTACCTGGAGCCGCTCCAGCGCGCCGAGGTCGACACCGTGGTCCTGGGGTGCACGCACTACCCGCTGCTCACGGGCGTGATCCAGATCGTGATGGGCGACGGGGTGACCCTGGTGTCCAGCGCCGAGGAGACGGTGAAGGACGTGGTCCGCCTGCTCAACGAGCGCGACCTGTTCCGCAGCGGACCGCCGGACCTGCGGTTCGCCAGCACCGGGCCGGTGGACAAGTTCACGAGGCTCGCTCACCGATTCCTGCCCGGCCTGGAAAGAGCCACCTTCCACGCCCACGAATGA
- a CDS encoding rhomboid family intramembrane serine protease, with product MHPTPVPAARKSPATRVIPPRPLLSAVVVAGFVGLLFVVEAVDTVLFGALDDDGIIPRDFTEWDNIIWAPMLHGGWEHLTSNAVPLLVLGFLATSGGIKQFAQVTVVVWLTAGLGTWIVGANGSHIGASGLVFGFLVFLLVRGVFVRSPGQILVAVVVFALYGAVLWGVLPGQPGISWEGHLFGALGGVLAAWGVARDARRAGVA from the coding sequence GTGCACCCGACACCTGTCCCGGCGGCGCGGAAGTCGCCCGCCACGCGCGTGATCCCGCCCCGACCGCTGCTCTCGGCGGTCGTGGTGGCGGGGTTCGTCGGACTGCTGTTCGTGGTCGAAGCGGTCGACACGGTGTTGTTCGGCGCCCTGGACGACGACGGGATCATCCCCCGCGACTTCACGGAGTGGGACAACATCATCTGGGCCCCGATGCTGCACGGCGGCTGGGAGCACCTCACCAGCAACGCCGTGCCGCTGCTGGTCCTGGGGTTCCTGGCCACCTCCGGCGGCATCAAGCAGTTCGCCCAGGTCACGGTGGTCGTCTGGCTCACCGCGGGCCTGGGCACGTGGATCGTCGGCGCGAACGGCAGCCACATCGGCGCGTCCGGGCTGGTGTTCGGGTTCCTGGTCTTCCTGCTGGTGCGCGGCGTCTTCGTGCGGTCGCCGGGGCAGATCCTGGTGGCCGTGGTGGTGTTCGCCCTCTACGGCGCGGTGCTGTGGGGGGTGCTGCCGGGCCAGCCGGGCATCTCGTGGGAGGGCCACCTGTTCGGCGCGCTCGGCGGGGTCCTCGCGGCCTGGGGCGTGGCGCGGGACGCCAGGCGGGCGGGGGTCGCGTGA
- a CDS encoding SigE family RNA polymerase sigma factor, whose amino-acid sequence MQVPEGFEEFVAGASPRLVRTAYLITRDAGHAEDLLQAALTKAWPAWRRVQGDPEPYVRKIIVNTYATWWRRRWRNEEPTDVLPERVGPVPQAAVDEHDWLWRLLGTLPRRQRAVLVLRFYEDLTEAQTAHLLGVSVGTVKSQTSKALARLRLDPAVLDQFDGEGVRG is encoded by the coding sequence GTGCAAGTACCCGAGGGGTTCGAGGAGTTCGTCGCGGGGGCTTCGCCGCGCCTGGTGCGCACCGCCTACCTGATCACCCGCGACGCGGGGCACGCGGAGGACCTGTTGCAGGCCGCGCTGACCAAGGCGTGGCCGGCGTGGCGGCGCGTGCAGGGCGACCCGGAGCCGTACGTGCGCAAGATCATCGTCAACACCTACGCCACCTGGTGGAGACGCCGGTGGCGCAACGAGGAGCCCACCGACGTGCTGCCCGAACGGGTCGGGCCGGTCCCGCAGGCCGCCGTGGACGAGCACGACTGGCTGTGGCGGCTGCTCGGCACGCTGCCGCGCCGCCAGCGGGCGGTGCTGGTGCTGCGGTTCTACGAGGACCTGACCGAGGCGCAGACCGCCCACCTCCTCGGCGTCTCGGTGGGCACGGTCAAGTCCCAGACCAGCAAGGCCCTCGCCCGGCTGCGCCTGGACCCCGCGGTGCTCGACCAGTTCGACGGAGAAGGGGTGCGCGGGTGA
- a CDS encoding SMP-30/gluconolactonase/LRE family protein gives MSIDVAVRAEAELGEGPTWDHGSGTLLWVDVLRSEVHRYSPHRDEDAVLDVPQHVGAAKPRTRGGLVLNLRDGIALLDPDGTRTWLVYWAREGYRGNDAAVDPAGRLWAGTMRYDEDPGGWLVRVEPTGDAKVVVDGVRVSNGIGWSPDATAMYYVDSATRRIDVLDYDRATGTATNRRTVVEVDRGLPDGLCVDASGAIWVALWGGAAVRRYTPDGRLDTEIELPVGQPTACAFGGPDLTDLYVTTARSGLSGEALTELAGSVLVISNAGEGQMSHSFAG, from the coding sequence GTGTCGATCGACGTCGCCGTGCGGGCGGAAGCCGAGTTGGGGGAAGGTCCCACGTGGGACCACGGCAGCGGCACCCTGTTGTGGGTCGACGTCCTGCGCAGCGAGGTGCACCGGTATTCCCCGCACCGCGACGAGGACGCCGTGCTGGACGTGCCGCAGCACGTCGGCGCGGCCAAGCCCCGCACGCGGGGCGGTCTGGTGCTGAACCTGCGCGACGGCATCGCCCTGCTCGACCCGGACGGCACCAGGACGTGGCTGGTCTACTGGGCCCGCGAGGGCTACCGCGGCAACGACGCGGCGGTGGACCCGGCGGGCCGGCTGTGGGCGGGCACCATGCGCTACGACGAGGACCCCGGCGGCTGGCTGGTGCGCGTGGAACCCACCGGCGACGCCAAGGTGGTCGTGGACGGCGTGCGCGTGAGCAACGGGATCGGCTGGAGCCCCGACGCCACCGCCATGTACTACGTCGACTCGGCGACCCGCCGCATCGACGTCCTGGACTACGACCGCGCCACCGGCACGGCCACCAACCGCCGCACGGTGGTGGAGGTGGACCGCGGCCTGCCCGACGGCCTGTGCGTGGACGCGTCGGGCGCGATCTGGGTGGCGCTGTGGGGTGGTGCGGCGGTGCGCCGGTACACGCCCGACGGCCGGCTGGACACCGAGATCGAGCTCCCGGTGGGCCAGCCGACCGCGTGCGCGTTCGGCGGCCCGGACCTCACCGACCTCTACGTGACCACGGCCCGTTCCGGCCTGTCCGGCGAGGCGTTGACGGAACTGGCGGGCTCGGTCCTGGTCATCTCGAACGCCGGCGAGGGCCAGATGTCCCACTCGTTCGCCGGCTAG
- a CDS encoding MBL fold metallo-hydrolase, producing MQLTVLGCAGSAPGPDLPTSGYLVEAGGVRIAVELGGGVFGALQRYCDPFRLGAVLLSHLHLDHCADFSALTTYLRHHPEPPTPAKRLPVFAPAHAPTRLANAHAASEEELATLRLADTYDFVPLRAGRFAVGDVSIDVAPMRHICEAYAFRIAVGGKSLVFTGDTVPCPELVELARGADLLLADAAWREQAGRANYLHMSGHEAGAVAAEAGVGRLVLTHVLPWSDRDGVLGDAVESFTGPVSLAEPGAVYAI from the coding sequence ATGCAATTGACCGTCCTCGGCTGCGCGGGAAGTGCTCCCGGACCCGACCTGCCCACGTCCGGGTACCTGGTCGAGGCGGGTGGCGTGCGGATCGCGGTGGAGCTGGGCGGCGGGGTGTTCGGGGCGTTGCAGCGGTACTGCGACCCGTTCAGGCTGGGCGCGGTGCTGCTGTCGCACCTGCACCTGGACCACTGCGCGGACTTCAGCGCGCTGACCACCTACCTGCGCCACCACCCGGAGCCGCCGACGCCTGCCAAGCGGCTGCCGGTGTTCGCGCCCGCGCACGCGCCGACCCGGCTGGCCAACGCGCACGCGGCGTCGGAGGAGGAGTTGGCGACGCTGCGGCTGGCGGACACCTACGACTTCGTGCCGTTGCGGGCGGGCCGGTTCGCGGTGGGGGACGTGTCCATCGACGTCGCACCGATGCGGCACATCTGCGAGGCGTACGCGTTCCGCATCGCGGTCGGCGGCAAGTCGCTGGTGTTCACCGGGGACACCGTGCCGTGCCCGGAGCTGGTGGAGTTGGCGCGCGGCGCGGACCTGCTGCTGGCCGACGCGGCGTGGCGGGAGCAGGCCGGGCGGGCGAACTACCTGCACATGAGCGGGCACGAGGCCGGTGCGGTGGCGGCGGAGGCCGGGGTGGGGCGGCTCGTGCTCACGCACGTGCTGCCGTGGTCGGACCGGGACGGCGTGCTGGGCGACGCCGTCGAGTCGTTCACCGGTCCGGTGTCGCTGGCCGAACCCGGTGCGGTGTACGCGATCTGA
- a CDS encoding PLP-dependent cysteine synthase family protein: MARYESLLDAVGGTPLVGLPRLSPSKDVRLWAKLEDRNPTGSIKDRPVLMMVEEAEREGRLYPGCTILEPTSGNTGIALAMVAKLKGYGLVCVMPENTSAERKQLLQAYGARIVFSPAAGGSNQAVARAKELAAEHPDWVMLYQYGNPANPGAHYESTGPEILKDLPTITHFVAGLGTTGTLVGVGRYLREQKPDVQVVAAEPRYGELVYGLRNLDEGFVPELYDAEVLTGRYSVGSYDALRRTRQLLEVEGIFAGISTGAILHAALAVAEKAAQRGERADVAFVVADAGWKYLSTGAYAGTLDEAAERLDGHLWA, encoded by the coding sequence GTGGCCCGGTACGAGTCGCTGCTCGACGCGGTCGGCGGCACGCCCCTGGTGGGGCTGCCCCGGCTGTCGCCGTCGAAGGACGTGCGGCTGTGGGCGAAGCTGGAGGACCGCAACCCGACCGGCTCGATCAAGGACCGCCCGGTCCTGATGATGGTCGAGGAGGCCGAGCGGGAGGGCCGCCTGTACCCCGGCTGCACGATCCTGGAACCGACGTCCGGCAACACCGGAATCGCGCTGGCGATGGTCGCGAAGCTCAAGGGCTACGGCCTGGTCTGCGTGATGCCGGAGAACACCTCCGCCGAGCGCAAGCAGCTGTTGCAGGCCTACGGCGCGCGGATCGTGTTCTCGCCGGCGGCGGGCGGCTCCAACCAGGCCGTCGCACGGGCGAAGGAACTGGCCGCCGAGCACCCCGACTGGGTGATGCTCTACCAGTACGGCAACCCGGCCAACCCCGGTGCGCACTACGAGAGCACCGGCCCGGAGATCCTCAAGGACCTGCCCACGATCACGCACTTCGTGGCGGGCCTGGGCACGACGGGCACCCTCGTGGGCGTGGGCCGGTACCTGCGCGAGCAGAAGCCGGACGTGCAGGTCGTCGCCGCCGAACCCCGGTACGGCGAGCTGGTGTACGGCCTGCGCAACCTCGACGAGGGTTTCGTGCCCGAGCTGTACGACGCCGAGGTGCTGACCGGCCGCTACTCCGTCGGCTCCTACGACGCCCTGCGCCGGACCCGGCAGCTGCTGGAGGTCGAGGGCATCTTCGCGGGCATCTCGACCGGCGCCATCCTGCACGCGGCGCTGGCCGTGGCGGAGAAGGCGGCGCAGCGCGGCGAGCGGGCGGACGTGGCGTTCGTGGTGGCGGACGCGGGCTGGAAGTACCTGTCCACCGGCGCCTACGCGGGCACGCTGGACGAGGCCGCCGAACGCCTCGACGGGCACCTCTGGGCCTGA
- a CDS encoding MoaD/ThiS family protein yields the protein MAVTVSIPTILRTHTGGQKSVEASGTTLAQVIDDLENNHGGLKARLVKEGSLHRFVNVYVNDEDVRFAGGLDAAVKDGDTVTILPAVAGG from the coding sequence ATGGCTGTCACCGTCTCCATCCCCACGATCCTGCGCACGCACACCGGCGGCCAGAAGTCCGTCGAGGCGTCGGGCACCACGCTCGCGCAGGTCATCGACGACCTGGAGAACAACCACGGTGGCTTGAAGGCGCGCCTGGTCAAGGAAGGCTCGCTGCACCGGTTCGTGAACGTGTACGTCAACGACGAGGACGTCCGCTTCGCCGGTGGCCTCGACGCGGCGGTGAAGGACGGCGACACCGTCACGATCCTCCCGGCCGTCGCCGGGGGCTGA
- a CDS encoding M67 family metallopeptidase codes for MLVIRRDLVDAMVAHARRDHPDEACGIIAGPEGSDRPERFIPMDNAERSPTFYRFDSMEQLRVHREMSANDEETIVVYHSHTATEAYPSRTDVSYASEPQAHYVLISTRDPETHELRSYRIVDGVVTEEPVEVVESYMFAHTGADDTPDCP; via the coding sequence GTGCTGGTGATCCGCCGTGACCTCGTCGACGCGATGGTGGCGCACGCCCGTCGTGACCACCCCGACGAGGCGTGCGGCATCATCGCGGGCCCCGAGGGCTCCGACCGCCCCGAGCGGTTCATCCCCATGGACAACGCCGAGCGCTCCCCGACCTTCTACCGGTTCGACTCGATGGAGCAGCTGCGCGTCCACCGCGAGATGAGCGCCAACGACGAAGAGACGATCGTCGTCTACCACTCGCACACCGCGACCGAGGCGTACCCGTCGCGGACCGACGTCTCGTACGCGAGCGAGCCGCAGGCGCACTACGTCCTCATCTCCACCCGGGACCCCGAGACGCACGAGCTGCGCTCCTACCGGATCGTTGACGGCGTCGTCACCGAAGAACCGGTCGAGGTCGTCGAGTCGTACATGTTCGCGCACACGGGCGCGGACGACACGCCCGACTGTCCCTGA
- a CDS encoding DUF2231 domain-containing protein, translating to MSRLTRVLRWVEENKGLDRVAGAVAEAIPSGLRSSRVLRGEPLGHPAHPAAVLLPLGMFAASNVLDLLPGEGKAARALIGVGLATAPAAILTGLAEYATLDERQRRTAFVHLASNAAANLLYLTSFRLRGHGFGVVGRVVSGLGIGVLTAGGLLGGHLAYSQAAGVERERV from the coding sequence ATGAGTCGGCTTACGCGGGTCTTGCGGTGGGTTGAGGAGAACAAGGGGCTCGACCGGGTGGCCGGGGCCGTGGCCGAGGCGATCCCTTCGGGCCTCCGCAGCTCTCGGGTGCTGCGCGGCGAGCCGCTGGGGCACCCCGCGCACCCGGCGGCGGTGCTGCTGCCGCTGGGGATGTTCGCCGCGTCGAACGTGCTGGACCTCCTGCCGGGGGAGGGCAAGGCGGCGCGGGCGCTGATCGGGGTCGGCCTGGCGACCGCACCGGCGGCCATCCTCACGGGCCTGGCCGAGTACGCCACGCTCGACGAGCGGCAGCGCCGGACCGCGTTCGTGCACTTGGCGAGCAACGCGGCGGCCAACCTGCTGTACCTGACGTCGTTCCGGCTGCGCGGCCACGGGTTCGGGGTCGTGGGACGGGTCGTCTCAGGACTCGGGATCGGCGTGCTCACCGCCGGCGGCCTGCTGGGCGGGCACCTGGCCTACTCGCAGGCGGCGGGGGTGGAGCGCGAGCGGGTGTAG
- a CDS encoding peptidase S58, DmpA yields the protein MLLGRVAGAVVVPAPGGMAVGVDTRGAPIGTRELDLLDPSALVQRVHAVVLSESPSTPNGVVRWLAERGHGFPVDGGVVPIVCGAAVGAPGEDVGYAACEAAVEGVPPAVVLIGDRAAALVVVDADLDKAGCRRVAMSAQDGLVRAGVRVPSTVFALATGVATGTPLDELCTAAAKDVFRALA from the coding sequence ATGCTGCTCGGTCGGGTGGCCGGGGCGGTGGTCGTGCCGGCCCCCGGTGGGATGGCTGTCGGCGTGGACACGCGCGGTGCGCCGATCGGTACCCGCGAGTTGGACCTGCTCGACCCATCTGCGCTGGTCCAGCGCGTGCACGCGGTCGTCCTGTCGGAGTCGCCGTCCACCCCGAACGGCGTGGTGCGGTGGCTGGCCGAGCGCGGGCACGGGTTCCCCGTCGACGGCGGCGTGGTGCCGATCGTGTGCGGCGCGGCGGTCGGCGCACCCGGCGAGGACGTCGGGTACGCGGCGTGCGAGGCCGCGGTCGAAGGCGTGCCCCCGGCGGTGGTGCTCATCGGTGACCGAGCGGCGGCCCTGGTCGTGGTGGACGCCGACCTGGACAAGGCCGGGTGCCGGCGGGTGGCCATGTCGGCGCAGGACGGGCTGGTCAGGGCCGGGGTGCGGGTTCCCTCGACCGTGTTCGCGCTGGCCACCGGGGTGGCGACCGGGACACCGCTGGATGAACTGTGCACTGCGGCGGCGAAGGACGTGTTCCGCGCGCTCGCCTGA